The proteins below come from a single Eptesicus fuscus isolate TK198812 chromosome 5, DD_ASM_mEF_20220401, whole genome shotgun sequence genomic window:
- the TYRO3 gene encoding tyrosine-protein kinase receptor TYRO3 isoform X1 — MALRRSMGRSGLPPLPLLAGLAALLLPEPVAEGLKLMGAPVKLTVSQGQPVSLNCSVEGMEDPDILWMKDGAMVQGLNQMYVSVSEQHWIGFLSLKSVERSDAGRYWCEVEDGGKTEISPPVWLTVEGVPFFTVEPKDLAVPPNASFQLSCEAVGPPEPVTIIWWRGGTKIGGPFPSPSVLNVTGVTQSTVFSCEAHNRKGLASSRPATVRLQALPAAPFNITVTKLSSSNASVAWTPGADGRAVLQSCTVQVTQAPGGWEVLAVVVPVPPFTCLLRDLAPATNYSLRVRCANALGPSPYADWVPFRTKGLAPASAPQNLHAIRTDSGLILEWEEVIPEGPFESPLGPYKLSWVQDNGTQGELIVEGTWANLTVWDPQKDLIVRVCVSNAVGCGPWSQPLVVSSHDHAGQQGPPHSRTSWVPVVLGVLTALVTAAALALILLRKRRKETRFGQAFDSVMAGGEPAVHFRAARSFNRERPERIEATLDSLGISDELKDKLEDVLIPEQQFTLGRMLGKADIIASSDIEEFLREAACMKEFDHPHVAKLVGVSLRSRAKGRLPIPMVILPFMKHGDLHAFLLASRIGENPFNLPLQTLIRFMVDIACGMEYLSSRNFIHRDLAARNCMLAEDMTVCVADFGLSRKIYSGDYYRQGCASKLPVKWLALESLADNLYTVHSDVWAFGVTMWEIMTRGQTPYAGIENAEIYNYLIGGNRLKQPPDCMEDVYELMYQCWSADPKQRPSFTCLRMELETILGHLSVLSTSRDPLYINLEGAEEPAEEGSLELPGGDQAGSGAENGSGIGAVGGTPSDYRYILSPGGLAEQPRVEEQQPESPLNESQRLLLLQQGLLPHSSC; from the exons ATGGCGCTGAGGCGGAGCATGGGGCGGTCGGGGCtcccgccgctgccgctgctggcgGGTCTGGCCGCTCTGCTGCTCCCCGAGCCCGTGGCCGAAG GCCTGAAGCTCATGGGAGCCCCGGTGAAGCTGACAGTGTCTCAGGGGCAGCCGGTGAGTCTCAACTGCAGTGTGGAGGGGATGGAGGATCCTGACATACTGTGGATGAAGGACGGGGCTATGGTCCAGGGCTTGAATCAGATGTACGTCTCAGTCAGCGAGCAGCACTGGATCGGCTTCCTCAG CCTGAAGTCAGTGGAGCGTTCTGATGCCGGCCGGTACTGGTGCGAGGTGGAAGATGGGGGCAAAACTGAGATctccccaccagtgtggctcacgGTAGAAG GTGTGCCATTTTTCACCGTGGAGCCGAAAGATCTGGCAGTACCACCCAATGCCTCTTTCCAACTGTCTTGTGAGGCTGTGGGTCCCCCTGAACCTGTTACCATTATCTGGTGGAGAGGAGGCACAAAGATTGGGGGaccttttccctctccttctgtTTTAAACGTAACAG GGGTGACCCAGAGCACTGTGTTCTCCTGTGAAGCTCACAACCGGAAAGGCCTGGCCTCTTCCCGCCCAGCCACGGTTCGTCTTCAAG CACTGCCTGCAGCCCCCTTCAACATCACCGTGACAAAGCTCTCCAGCAGCAATGCTAGTGTGGCCTGGACGCCAGGTGCTGATGGCAGAGCTGTGCTTCAGTCCTGTACCGTCCAG GTGACACAggccccaggaggctgggaggtccTGGCTGTCGTGGTCCCTGTGCCACCTTTTACCTGCCTTCTCCGTGACCTGGCACCTGCTACCAACTACAGCCTCAGGGTGCGCTGTGCCAATGCCTTGGGGCCTTCTCCATATGCTGACTGGGTGCCCTTTCGGACAAAGGGTCTAG CCCCAGCCAGCGCTCCCCAGAACCTCCATGCCATCCGCACAGACTCAGGTCTCATCCTGGAGTGGGAAGAAGTGATCCCTGAGGGCCCTTTCGAAAGCCCTCTGGGACCCTATAAACTGTCCTGGGTTCAAGACAACGGAACCCAG GGTGAACTGATAGTGGAAGGGACCTGGGCCAACTTGACAGTCTGGGATCCTCAGAAGGACCTGATTGTGCGTGTGTGCGTCTCCAATGCAGTTGGCTGTGGGCCCTGGAGTCAGCCACTGGTGGTCTCTTCTCATGACCATGCAG GCCAGCAAGGCCCTCCGCATAGCCGTACATCCTGGGTGCCGGTGGTCCTGGGCGTGCTGACAGCCCTGGTGACGGCTGCTGCCCTGGCTCTCATCCTGCTTCGAAAGAGGCGGAAGGAGACACGTTTTGG GCAAGCCTTTGACAGTGTCATGGCCGGAGGGGAGCCAGCTGTTCACTTCCGGGCAGCCCGGTCCTTCAATCGGGAAAGGCCTGAACGCATTGAGGCCACAT TGGACAGCTTGGGCATCAGTGACGAACTGAAGGACAAACTGGAGGATGTGCTCATCCCGGAGCAGCAGTTCACCCTGGGCCGGATGTTGGGCAAAG CTGACATCATTGCCTCGAGCGACATTGAAGAGTTCCTCAGGGAAGCTGCTTGCATGAAGGAGTTTGACCACCCACATGTGGCCAAGCTTGTTG GGGTCAGCCTCCGGAGCAGGGCCAAAGGCCGTCTCCCCATCCCCATGGTCATCCTGCCCTTCATGAAGCACGGGGACCTGCACGCCTTCCTGCTCGCCTCCCGGATTGGGGAGAACCCCTTC AACCTGCCCCTGCAGACCCTGATTCGGTTCATGGTGGACATTGCCTGTGGCATGGAGTACCTGAGCTCCCGGAACTTTATTCACCGAGACCTGGCTGCTCGGAATTGCAT GCTGGCAGAAGACATGACGGTGTGTGTGGCCGACTTTGGACTCTCTCGGAAGATCTACAGCGGGGATTATTATCGTCAGGGCTGTGCCTCCAAATTGCCTGTCAAGTGGCTGGCCCTGGAGAGCCTGGCCGACAACCTGTACACGGTGCACAGTGacgtg TGGGCCTTTGGGGTGACCATGTGGGAGATCATGACTCGTGGACAGACGCCATATGCTGGCATCGAGAACGCTGAGATTTACAACTACCTCATCGGCGGGAACCGCCTGAAACAGCCTCCGGACTGTATGGAGGATGT GTATGAGCTCATGTATCAGTGCTGGAGTGCCGACCCCAAGCAGCGCCCAAGCTTCACCTGCCTGCGAATGGAGCTGGAAACCATTCTGGGCCACCTGTCTGTGCTATCCACCAGCCGCGACCCCTTGTACATCAACCTTGAGGGAGCCGAGGAGCCTGCTGAGGAAGGGAGCCTGGAGTTGCCTGGTGGAGACCAGGCTGGTAGCGGGGCTGAGAATGGCAGTGGCAtaggggcagtggggggcacCCCCAGTGACTATCGGTACATCCTCAGCCCTGGAGGGCTAGCTGAGCAGCCCAGGgtggaggagcagcagccagaAAGCCCCCTCAACGAGTCCCAgaggcttctgctgctgcagCAAGGGCTACTGCCCCACAGTAGCTGTtag
- the TYRO3 gene encoding tyrosine-protein kinase receptor TYRO3 isoform X2 codes for MALRRSMGRSGLPPLPLLAGLAALLLPEPVAEGLKLMGAPVKLTVSQGQPVSLNCSVEGMEDPDILWMKDGAMVQGLNQMYVSVSEQHWIGFLSLKSVERSDAGRYWCEVEDGGKTEISPPVWLTVEGVPFFTVEPKDLAVPPNASFQLSCEAVGPPEPVTIIWWRGGTKIGGPFPSPSVLNVTGVTQSTVFSCEAHNRKGLASSRPATVRLQALPAAPFNITVTKLSSSNASVAWTPGADGRAVLQSCTVQVTQAPGGWEVLAVVVPVPPFTCLLRDLAPATNYSLRVRCANALGPSPYADWVPFRTKGLAPASAPQNLHAIRTDSGLILEWEEVIPEGPFESPLGPYKLSWVQDNGTQGELIVEGTWANLTVWDPQKDLIVRVCVSNAVGCGPWSQPLVVSSHDHAGQQGPPHSRTSWVPVVLGVLTALVTAAALALILLRKRRKETRFGQAFDSVMAGGEPAVHFRAARSFNRERPERIEATLDSLGISDELKDKLEDVLIPEQQFTLGRMLGKGEFGSVREAQLKQEDGSFVKVAVKMLKADIIASSDIEEFLREAACMKEFDHPHVAKLVGVSLRSRAKGRLPIPMVILPFMKHGDLHAFLLASRIGENPFNLPLQTLIRFMVDIACGMEYLSSRNFIHRDLAARNCMLAEDMTVCVADFGLSRKIYSGDYYRQGCASKLPVKWLALESLADNLYTVHSDVWAFGVTMWEIMTRGQTPYAGIENAEIYNYLIGGNRLKQPPDCMEDVYELMYQCWSADPKQRPSFTCLRMELETILGHLSVLSTSRDPLYINLEGAEEPAEEGSLELPGGDQAGSGAENGSGIGAVGGTPSDYRYILSPGGLAEQPRVEEQQPESPLNESQRLLLLQQGLLPHSSC; via the exons ATGGCGCTGAGGCGGAGCATGGGGCGGTCGGGGCtcccgccgctgccgctgctggcgGGTCTGGCCGCTCTGCTGCTCCCCGAGCCCGTGGCCGAAG GCCTGAAGCTCATGGGAGCCCCGGTGAAGCTGACAGTGTCTCAGGGGCAGCCGGTGAGTCTCAACTGCAGTGTGGAGGGGATGGAGGATCCTGACATACTGTGGATGAAGGACGGGGCTATGGTCCAGGGCTTGAATCAGATGTACGTCTCAGTCAGCGAGCAGCACTGGATCGGCTTCCTCAG CCTGAAGTCAGTGGAGCGTTCTGATGCCGGCCGGTACTGGTGCGAGGTGGAAGATGGGGGCAAAACTGAGATctccccaccagtgtggctcacgGTAGAAG GTGTGCCATTTTTCACCGTGGAGCCGAAAGATCTGGCAGTACCACCCAATGCCTCTTTCCAACTGTCTTGTGAGGCTGTGGGTCCCCCTGAACCTGTTACCATTATCTGGTGGAGAGGAGGCACAAAGATTGGGGGaccttttccctctccttctgtTTTAAACGTAACAG GGGTGACCCAGAGCACTGTGTTCTCCTGTGAAGCTCACAACCGGAAAGGCCTGGCCTCTTCCCGCCCAGCCACGGTTCGTCTTCAAG CACTGCCTGCAGCCCCCTTCAACATCACCGTGACAAAGCTCTCCAGCAGCAATGCTAGTGTGGCCTGGACGCCAGGTGCTGATGGCAGAGCTGTGCTTCAGTCCTGTACCGTCCAG GTGACACAggccccaggaggctgggaggtccTGGCTGTCGTGGTCCCTGTGCCACCTTTTACCTGCCTTCTCCGTGACCTGGCACCTGCTACCAACTACAGCCTCAGGGTGCGCTGTGCCAATGCCTTGGGGCCTTCTCCATATGCTGACTGGGTGCCCTTTCGGACAAAGGGTCTAG CCCCAGCCAGCGCTCCCCAGAACCTCCATGCCATCCGCACAGACTCAGGTCTCATCCTGGAGTGGGAAGAAGTGATCCCTGAGGGCCCTTTCGAAAGCCCTCTGGGACCCTATAAACTGTCCTGGGTTCAAGACAACGGAACCCAG GGTGAACTGATAGTGGAAGGGACCTGGGCCAACTTGACAGTCTGGGATCCTCAGAAGGACCTGATTGTGCGTGTGTGCGTCTCCAATGCAGTTGGCTGTGGGCCCTGGAGTCAGCCACTGGTGGTCTCTTCTCATGACCATGCAG GCCAGCAAGGCCCTCCGCATAGCCGTACATCCTGGGTGCCGGTGGTCCTGGGCGTGCTGACAGCCCTGGTGACGGCTGCTGCCCTGGCTCTCATCCTGCTTCGAAAGAGGCGGAAGGAGACACGTTTTGG GCAAGCCTTTGACAGTGTCATGGCCGGAGGGGAGCCAGCTGTTCACTTCCGGGCAGCCCGGTCCTTCAATCGGGAAAGGCCTGAACGCATTGAGGCCACAT TGGACAGCTTGGGCATCAGTGACGAACTGAAGGACAAACTGGAGGATGTGCTCATCCCGGAGCAGCAGTTCACCCTGGGCCGGATGTTGGGCAAAG GGGAGTTTGGTTCAGTGCGGGAGGCCCAGTTGAAGCAGGAGGATGGCTCCTTTGTGAAAGTGGCTGTAAAGATGCTGAAAG CTGACATCATTGCCTCGAGCGACATTGAAGAGTTCCTCAGGGAAGCTGCTTGCATGAAGGAGTTTGACCACCCACATGTGGCCAAGCTTGTTG GGGTCAGCCTCCGGAGCAGGGCCAAAGGCCGTCTCCCCATCCCCATGGTCATCCTGCCCTTCATGAAGCACGGGGACCTGCACGCCTTCCTGCTCGCCTCCCGGATTGGGGAGAACCCCTTC AACCTGCCCCTGCAGACCCTGATTCGGTTCATGGTGGACATTGCCTGTGGCATGGAGTACCTGAGCTCCCGGAACTTTATTCACCGAGACCTGGCTGCTCGGAATTGCAT GCTGGCAGAAGACATGACGGTGTGTGTGGCCGACTTTGGACTCTCTCGGAAGATCTACAGCGGGGATTATTATCGTCAGGGCTGTGCCTCCAAATTGCCTGTCAAGTGGCTGGCCCTGGAGAGCCTGGCCGACAACCTGTACACGGTGCACAGTGacgtg TGGGCCTTTGGGGTGACCATGTGGGAGATCATGACTCGTGGACAGACGCCATATGCTGGCATCGAGAACGCTGAGATTTACAACTACCTCATCGGCGGGAACCGCCTGAAACAGCCTCCGGACTGTATGGAGGATGT GTATGAGCTCATGTATCAGTGCTGGAGTGCCGACCCCAAGCAGCGCCCAAGCTTCACCTGCCTGCGAATGGAGCTGGAAACCATTCTGGGCCACCTGTCTGTGCTATCCACCAGCCGCGACCCCTTGTACATCAACCTTGAGGGAGCCGAGGAGCCTGCTGAGGAAGGGAGCCTGGAGTTGCCTGGTGGAGACCAGGCTGGTAGCGGGGCTGAGAATGGCAGTGGCAtaggggcagtggggggcacCCCCAGTGACTATCGGTACATCCTCAGCCCTGGAGGGCTAGCTGAGCAGCCCAGGgtggaggagcagcagccagaAAGCCCCCTCAACGAGTCCCAgaggcttctgctgctgcagCAAGGGCTACTGCCCCACAGTAGCTGTtag